One Plasmodium sp. gorilla clade G2 genome assembly, chromosome: 12 genomic window carries:
- a CDS encoding cell cycle control protein, putative, whose product MSSREKDEKKKKHKDHKRNVDNNYNERIRREKKEKFRSSSSYSTDYANKRKRMRTTSSSYDSNLEIRKHKEKKKRRNNSYSSSNSYNSNTDNYSNYKKEKIKNKKDVKDKVASHIKKNNNKTHDESMSSTHSSKDKVKGKKNNKNCYEEYNSISSDKYNKKKKKKESSSSDNSSVYSMKRKKKDKRNGSYEGKNVYIRRSVSSRSVSSDSNKSYSNKSDSNESDSNKSDSNESDSNKSDSNKSSSNKSSSNKSDSNKSYSNKSSSNKSSSNKSSSNTSSSNTSSSNKSYSHISKYDKKKKRKYDPLKEEEKNEETLEINEDLIEYAKQKISNVTIEDVGKAGGVYIPPFKLERLKNEVTNKKSVLYQKQEWMKLKKKINNIVNKVNIDNISEVCYELFECNLIRGKGLFSRALIHAQLSSPAFTNVFTCLLCIVNSKFPNIGLLTIQRIILHFRRAYQRNDKILCFNTVKFIAHMINQRIIHEIVGLQLCSLLLKNITNDSVQVCTYFLAEVGELYTNICRKGLDIIFDRLKDIIQEGQINIKTQYDIEKLWNYRKNNFKDFPSVHDDLNLIDEEEKIIHEIDLLDENFNSQEELNIFREVPYEQYQEEDNEWKNISQELLFGDDSSNEKKKKKKKNKKNKETNGSDSEKLSNYELDEKDDENDNSSEDSEAQKSDTNESNDDENDSDGSNIDDDDNEEIHDMTEQYLINLRKNVYLSIMSSLSYEECVHKLLKLNIKKGYEIEICNMLIDCCCMEKTFQKFYALQAERLCKLKKIYQENFEKCFDNSFNTAHRLETAKLRNCSKFFAHLLYTDAISWSIFKIIKLTEEDTTSSTRIFIKILLQELTNNLGLQTFYHKINHPAISPFLIGLFPTDNAQNIRFCINFFTAIGLGALTSSLRKLLIT is encoded by the coding sequence atgaGTAGTAGGGAAAaagatgaaaagaaaaaaaagcatAAAGATCACAAAAGAAATGTGGATAATAATTACAATGAAAGAATAAGAAGGGAGAAGAAGGAAAAGTTTCGTTCGTCATCATCTTATTCAACAGATTATGCTAATAAAAGAAAGAGGATGAGGACCACGTCTTCATCTTATGATAGTAATTTAGAAATAAGAAAAcataaggaaaaaaagaaaagaagaaataattcTTATTCTTCATCGAATAGTTATAACAGTAATACAGATAATTATTCGAATtataagaaagaaaaaataaaaaataaaaaagatgtaAAAGATAAAGTTGCAagtcatataaaaaaaaataataataaaacccACGATGAAAGTATGTCCTCTACTCATTCAAGTAAAGATAAAgtaaaagggaaaaaaaataataaaaattgttaTGAGGAATATAATTCAATTAGTagtgataaatataataagaagaaaaaaaagaaggaatCGAGTTCATCAGATAATTCAAGTGTGTATAgcatgaaaagaaaaaaaaaggataaaagAAATGGTTCCTATGAGGGTAAGAATGTGTATATCAGGCGGAGTGTTAGCAGTAGGAGTGTCAGCAGTGATAGCAATAAAAGTTATAGCAATAAAAGTGATAGTAATGAAAGTGATAGCAATAAAAGTGATAGTAATGAAAGTGATAGCAATAAAAGTGATAGTAATAAAAGTAGTAGCAATAAAAGTAGTAGCAATAAAAGTGATAGCAATAAAAGTTATAGTAATAAAAGTAGTAGCAATAAAAGTAGTAGCAATAAAAGTAGTAGCAATACAAGTAGTAGCAATACAAGTAGTAGCAATAAAAGTTATAGTCACATAAGTAAGTatgataaaaagaaaaaaagaaaatatgatcCATTGAAAGAGgaggaaaaaaatgaagagacATTAGAAATTAACGAAGATCTAATTGAATATGCAAAACAAAAGATTTCTAATGTTACAATTGAAGATGTAGGAAAAGCTGGAGGTGTTTATATTCCTCCATTTAAATTAGAAAGATTAAAAAATGAGGTTACAAATAAGAAGAGTGTTTTATATCAAAAACAAGAATggatgaaattaaaaaagaaaataaataatatagtaaataaagtaaatatagataatataagTGAAGTATGTTATGAATTATTTGAATGTAATTTAATACGTGGGAAAGGATTATTTAGTCGTGCATTAATACATGCACAATTAAGTTCTCCAGCATTTACAAATGTATTTACATGTTTATTATGTATTGTAAATTCTAAATTTCCTAATATAGGTTTATTAACAATACAAAGgataatattacattttaGAAGAGCATATCAAAggaatgataaaatattatgttttaataCTGTTAAGTTTATAGCACATATGATAAATCAAAGAATAATACATGAAATAGTAGGCTTACAATTATGTTCattacttttaaaaaatataacgaATGATTCTGTTCAAGTATGTACGTATTTTTTAGCAGAAGTTGGAgaattatatacaaatatttgtAGAAAGGGATTAGATATAATCTTTGATAGACTTAAAGATATTATTCAAGAAggacaaataaatataaaaactcaatatgatattgaaaaattatggaattatagaaaaaataattttaaagatTTCCCCTCTGTTCATGatgatttaaatttaattgatgaagaagaaaaaataatacatgaAATTGATTTATTGGATGAGAATTTTAATAGTCaagaagaattaaatatttttagagAGGTTCCTTATGAACAATATCAAGAGGAAGATAATGAATGGAAAAATATTTCTCAAGAATTGTTATTTGGAGATGATTCATCAAatgagaagaaaaagaaaaagaaaaaaaataaaaaaaataaagaaacaaATGGAAGTGATAGTGAAAAATTAAGTAATTACGAATTAGACGAAAaggatgatgaaaatgataatagtaGTGAGGATAGTGAAGCCCAAAAAAGTGATACTAATGAAAGTAacgatgatgaaaatgatagTGATGGAAGTAACattgatgatgatgataatgaagaaatacATGATATGACTGaacaatatttaataaatttacgAAAAAATGTTTATCTATCAATTATGTCATCATTAAGTTATGAAGAATGTGttcataaattattaaaattaaatataaaaaaaggatatgaaatagaaatatgtaatatgttAATAGATTGCTGTTGTATGGAAAAAACATTTCAAAAATTTTATGCTTTACAAGCAGAAAGATtatgtaaattaaaaaaaatttatcaaGAAAATTTCGAAAAATGTTTTgataattcatttaataCAGCTCATAGATTAGAAACAGCTAAATTAAGAAACTGTTCAAAATTTTTTGCACATCTATTATATACTGATGCAATATCATGgagtatttttaaaattattaaattaacaGAAGAAGACACAACATCATCAACaagaatttttattaaaatcttGTTACAAGAATTGACAAATAATTTAGGACTACAAACATTctatcataaaataaatcacCCAGCTATATCTCCATTTCTCATAGGATTATTTCCTACAGACAATGCACAAAATATAAGATTCTGTATTAACTTCTTTACAGCCATAGGATTAGGGGCTTTAACATCATCATTGAGGAAATTATTGATAACGTAA
- a CDS encoding sphingomyelin phosphodiesterase, putative: MPRIDVSKDVKLTIMSYNIQMLSIPFSVHLNSWTRRNAIIDYICSLDDIYDIDILVLNEVFTKKCYKLLTSGKIKEKFPYHTNVIGRNYKRHDNYNDSSSSTGQKDGLSFHSSDTNINIESTRGISNYVSEQMEYIRKNKENHKNKLSKISEDISENSNSSYNSNFDSVTGKRKFFHFVNGGVIVLSKHKILHKHALIYSSGKFPDVFCSKGAIYLKCDVMNKKVNVVATHLQAGDNKEQQKCRWKQIDELSKWVYEGIPSTFIKKFESLFFVGDFNIRYNADRLFLDKVLSDNYLNSYVTKKSLDTTYDSFLNDYCRYIERDYNYKHKYTLDYILVANNSNVEIIVPQTSIQNYYKSLYFIKFFLGIIPYKTTYIHHPSDHFPIYATFLILS, from the coding sequence ATGCCAAGAATAGATGTATCAAAAGATGTAAAGCTTACAATTATGTCCTACAACATTCAAATGTTGTCTATTCCATTTAGTGTGCATTTGAACAGCTGGACAAGAAGAAATGCCATAATTGATTATATATGTTCACTTGATGATATATACGATATTGATATATTAGTTCTAAATGAAGTGTTTACGAAAAAATGCTACAAACTTTTAACAAGTGGGAAAATAAAAGAGAAATTTCCTTACCATACAAATGTAATAGGTCGCAATTACAAGCGCCATGATAATTACAATGACAGTTCATCAAGTACTGGACAAAAAGATGGTTTATCATTTCATTCAAGTGAtactaatataaatattgaaaGTACTCGTGGTATATCAAATTATGTGAGTGAACAAATGGAATACATACgaaaaaataaggaaaatcataaaaataagttAAGTAAAATTTCTGAAGATATAAGTGAAAATTCAAATAGTTCCTATAATTCAAATTTTGATAGTGTAACTGGAAAACGTAAATTCTTTCATTTTGTTAATGGAGGTGTGATTGTTTTATCGAAACacaaaatattacataagcacgcattaatatattctaGTGGTAAATTTCCAGATGTATTTTGTTCCAAAGGAgctatatatttaaaatgtgATGTAATGAACAAAAAGGTAAATGTTGTAGCTACACATTTACAAGCAGGTGATAATAAAGAACAACAGAAATGTAGATGGAAACAAATCGATGAATTAAGCAAATGGGTATATGAAGGAATTCCTAGTACATTTATTAAGAAATTtgaatcattattttttgtagGAGATTTTAATATAAGATATAATGCAGATAGATTATTTTTAGATAAAGTTTTATCAGATAATTACTTAAATAGTTATGTAACAAAAAAATCTTTAGATACAACTTATGACTCCTTTTTAAATGATTATTGTAGATATATAGAAAGAGATTATAactataaacataaatatacttTAGATTATATACTAGTTGCAAATAATTCAAATGTGGAAATTATTGTCCCACAAACATCtatacaaaattattataaatcattatattttataaaattctttttaGGTATTATTCCATATAAAACTACATACATACACCATCCCAGTGACCACTTTCCAATATATGCAacatttcttattttaagttaa
- a CDS encoding acyl-CoA synthetase, which yields MDIINFKKRLYNFLENEDKLDLDIDKVDELKYFEEIKSSGKKNSSNIYRPYNYKLNSELEKTKGFLGIPASSKYDVFCFFCKYYYNKDLLGERKKEIRGDNEVILGEYTFKTYGQVKNEIEIFASALYQFEEIEYNIFNDNGIYNQFKILGIWSKNRSEWFITDVATSAINFVTVPIYDTIGLNSVIYIFKKTNMKVCCIEAEKLESLIKMKEELVDLSILIIYDESNVKEELKEKAKNVGYKLYYYKDLIDKYKNRNVIPQSDMYDHAFHKEHNPNIAFYDKLKKDQENYYNNNNNNNNSNSNSNSNNNNNNNNESEKMNTNNRSIDDRNNYLMKQIKKNKGSLNDVCTIIFTSGSSGTPKGVMITHNSFVTFLQAYLIDGNRLGLKKYDVIFSYLPLAHVYERFIEYSACFFGHKIGYFSGNIKELVGDMNELKPTFLITVPRILQKIHDSVMEGLKSKSFIARNLVKTALKNKTSAYMKNSKKFHSKIYDLILQPIRNKFGGCIRTQVMGSSSMDKNKLIDLQMIFSSPISEGWGMTEVGVGFLQNRFDSTKGTIGGPFANVEFKVIKVQNMKYDPKSYPNKGELCVKGSGLMVGYFRDEELTKKCFDEDGFFLTGDVVEVNENNAYVKIIDRAKNIFKLAQGEYIEPEKLENLYSNSIYIENIFVHGYSYENELVSIIVPNQIMLSDYAKKNNLNLPYEDLLKQDIIIKLFQEEILNISKTYKLNGIEKIHLFHLTPTPFSVENKQLTPTHKIVRHVILSDYKKIVNDLYKSRNK from the coding sequence AtggatattattaattttaagaAGAGATTGTATAACTTTTTAGAGAACGAGGATAAGTTAGATTTAGATATTGATAAGGTAgatgaattaaaatattttgaagaaataaaaagtagtggaaaaaaaaattcaagtaatatatataggccatataattataagttAAATAGTGAATTAGAAAAGACGAAAGGTTTTCTTGGTATACCAGCTAGTTCAAAATATGatgtattttgttttttttgtaaatattattataataaggaTCTTTTAGGTGaaaggaaaaaagaaatacgAGGAGATAATGAAGTTATATTAGGTGAGTATACTTTTAAAACATATGGACAagttaaaaatgaaatagaaATATTTGCATCAGCATTATATCAATTTGAAGAaattgaatataatatatttaatgataatGGAATTTATAAtcaatttaaaatattaggTATATGGTCAAAAAATAGAAGTGAGTGGTTTATTACAGATGTAGCTACTTCAGCAATAAATTTTGTAACAGTACCAATATATGATACTATAGGTTTAAACtctgttatatatatttttaaaaaaactaATATGAAAGTTTGTTGTATAGAAGCAGAGAAATTAGAATCTTTAATAAAGATGAAAGAAGAATTAGTAGATCTAagtattttaattatttatgacGAATCGAATGTAAAAGAAGAATTGAAAGAAAAAGCAAAAAATGTtggatataaattatattattataaagatttaatagataaatataaaaatagaaatgtAATTCCTCAATCTGATATGTATGACCATGCCTTTCATAAAGAACATAATCCAAATATAGCTTTTTATGATAAACTAAAAAAAGACCAAGAAAATTAttacaacaataataataataataataatagtaatagtaatagtaatagtaataataataataataacaataatgagagtgaaaaaatgaatacaaATAATCGTAGTATAGATGatagaaataattatttaatgaagcaaataaaaaagaataaaggTAGTCTTAATGATGTTTGTACTATTATTTTCACTTCTGGTTCTTCAGGGACACCTAAAGGAGTTATGATTACTCACAATAGCTTTGTAACATTTTTACAAGCATATCTTATTGATGGTAATAGATTaggtttaaaaaaatatgatgttATTTTTAGTTATTTACCTCTTGCACATGTATATGAACGTTTTATTGAATATTCTGCATGTTTCTTTGGACATAAAATTGGATATTTTTCTGGCAATATTAAAGAATTAGTAGGTGATATGAATGAACTAAAACCtacatttttaataacaGTACCAagaatattacaaaaaattcATGATAGTGTTATGGAAGGATTAAAATCTAAATCATTTATTGCTCGTAATTTAGTTAAGACTGctttgaaaaataaaacaagtgcatatatgaaaaattcaaaaaaattccattcaaaaatatatgatttaatatTACAGCCTATACGAAATAAATTTGGAGGATGTATAAGAACACAAGTAATGGGTTCTTCATCAatggataaaaataaattaattgatTTACAAATGATTTTTTCTTCACCTATATCAGAAGGTTGGGGTATGACAGAAGTGGGTGTAGGATTTTTACAGAATAGATTTGATAGTACTAAAGGAACAATTGGTGGTCCATTTGCAAATGTAGAATTTAAAGTAATTAAAGttcaaaatatgaaatatgatCCAAAAAGTTATCCAAATAAAGGTGAATTATGTGTAAAGGGAAGTGGTTTAATGGTAGGATATTTTAGAGATGAAGAATTAACCAAAAAATGTTTTGATGAAGATGGCTTTTTTTTAACAGGTGATGTTGTAGAggttaatgaaaataatgcatatgtaaaaattattgatagagctaaaaatatatttaaattagcACAAGGTGAATATATAGAACCagaaaaattagaaaatttatatagtaatagtatttatatagaaaatatttttgtacaTGGTTATAGTTATGAAAATGAACTTGTTTCTATTATTGTACCTAATCAAATTATGCTTTCAGATTAtgccaaaaaaaataatttaaatctACCTTATGAAGATTTATTAAAACaggatattattattaaactATTTCAAGAAGAAATactaaatatatcaaaaactTATAAACTTAATGGTATTGAAAAAATACATCTTTTCCATTTAACACCTACACCATTTTCTGTTGAAAATAAACAGTTGACACCAACTCATAAAATTGTAAGACATGTCATTCTTTCTGATTATAAGAAAATTGTAAATGATCTTTATAAATCcaggaataaataa
- a CDS encoding protein kinase 2 — translation MEKRYQQLFKGKRIDFPLATGAASHVSLTYDEKKNPYLLCWTYIYQEKPEFTVPLKGCRIINNITEIGPCIHIITSNEEYQFQCRSKEEFDEMSQFFNMLGYPILGFKNVYVLNKKIGKGSFSTAYIGTNILYGNRVVVKEVDKSKVKESNVYTEIEVLRKVMHKYIIKLISAYEQEGFVYLVLEYLKGGELFEYLNNNGPYTEQVAKKAMKRVLIALEALHSNGVVHRDLKMENLMLENPNDPSSLKIIDFGLASFLNSPSMNMRCGSPGYVAPEILKYASYGTKVDIFSLGVILFNILCGYPPFRGNNVKEIFKKNMRCHISFNTKHWINKSESVKEIILWMCCKNPDDRCTALQALGHQWFLPKLTDMHMNANINEIKRNEIITHKSNDQQDVCKKCKHFNNMQNDDIYNNNNNNQEEHNKNHKNNYNDYKNYFDTMLKIDEKYSENLIKDKTSMDSISLNKKDYDAYLAHSNEYDTVVLHGKCQTTNNSSSLLSYKGSRRSPPQN, via the coding sequence atggagaaAAGATATCAGCAATTGTTTAAGGGGAAACGAATTGATTTCCCTTTAGCTACAGGAGCTGCTTCACATGTATCATTAACATATGATGAGAAGAAGAATCCATACTTATTATGTTGGACCTATATATATCAAGAGAAACCAGAATTCACTGTACCTTTGAAAGGTTGTcgtataattaataatataacagaAATAGGTCCatgtattcatataattacatCTAATGAGGAGTATCAATTTCAATGTAGAAGTAAAGAAGAATTTGATGAAATGAgtcaattttttaatatgttggGTTATCCAATATTAGGATTTAAGAATGTATATGtattgaataaaaaaattggtAAAGGTAGTTTTTCTACTGCATATATAggtacaaatatattatatggaaATCGTGTGGTTGTAAAAGAAGTTGATAAATCAAAAGTAAAAGAATCAAATGTATATACAGAAATAGAAGTTTTAAGGAAAGTAatgcataaatatattattaaattaatatctGCATATGAGCAAGAAGGATTTGTATATTTAGTATTAGAATATTTAAAGGGTGGTgaattatttgaatatttaaataataatggtcCATATACTGAACAGGTAGCTAAAAAAGCAATGAAAAGAGTTTTAATCGCATTAGAAGCATTACATTCTAATGGTGTTGTACATCGTGAtttaaaaatggaaaatCTAATGTTAGAAAATCCAAATGATCCAAGctcattaaaaataatagatTTTGGATTAGCATCTTTTCTAAACAGTCCATCAATGAATATGAGATGTGGATCTCCTGGTTATGTAGCACcagaaattttaaaatatgcaTCATATGGTACAAAAGTTGATATATTTAGTTTAGGtgtcattttatttaatatattatgtgggTATCCACCTTTTCGAGGTAATAATGTAaaagaaatttttaaaaaaaacatgaGATGTCATATTAGTTTTAATACCAAACATTGGATAAATAAATCTGAAAGtgtaaaagaaattattttatggATGTGTTGTAAAAATCCTGATGACAGATGTACAGCCTTACAAGCATTAGGTCATCAATGGTTTCTACCCAAACTTACAGATATGCATATGAACgctaatataaatgaaataaaaagaaatgaaattATTACACATAAATCAAATGATCAACAAGATGTGTGTAAGAAATGtaaacattttaataatatgcaaaatgatgatatatataataataataataataatcaagaagaacataataaaaaccataagaataattataatgattataaaaattattttgatacTATGTTAAAAATTGATGAAAAATATTCTGAAAATCTAATTAAAGATAAAACAAGTATGGATTCcatttctttaaataaaaaagattatGATGCTTATCTAGCTCATTCGAATGAATACGACACTGTAGTATTACATGGAAAATGTCAAACAACGAACAAttcatcttcattattatcttATAAGGGTTCAAGAAGATCTCCCCCACAGAATTAA